The proteins below are encoded in one region of Brachyspira intermedia PWS/A:
- a CDS encoding DUF2726 domain-containing protein: protein MAIIALVLILFSILFLLSKSNYKQGYYKGYYRRNKYYKRHKKTEAERIQDITEQRLSNMETGNISIKKIMNIEETKIFYSMLNIFKDYNIYKQVSFKAFLDAEEDTDVWRSFRDFYCDFLITYKKGNKINEPIAVIEYDGAGHFGNTEDMKERIKNNDMIKELLINKAGMQYFIIKENDIKIDSKFIDDKKLESCLSDIMNSIKNDN, encoded by the coding sequence ATGGCTATTATTGCATTAGTACTAATATTATTTTCAATATTATTTTTATTATCTAAATCCAATTATAAACAAGGGTACTATAAAGGGTACTATAGAAGAAATAAATATTATAAAAGACATAAAAAAACAGAAGCAGAAAGAATACAGGATATAACAGAACAAAGACTATCAAACATGGAAACAGGCAATATATCAATAAAAAAAATTATGAACATAGAAGAAACAAAGATTTTTTATTCTATGCTTAATATATTTAAAGATTATAATATTTATAAGCAGGTATCATTCAAAGCATTTTTAGATGCTGAAGAAGATACTGATGTATGGAGAAGCTTCAGAGATTTTTACTGCGATTTTTTAATAACATACAAAAAAGGAAATAAAATAAATGAGCCTATTGCCGTAATAGAATATGACGGAGCAGGACATTTCGGTAATACTGAAGATATGAAAGAAAGAATAAAAAACAATGATATGATAAAAGAGCTGTTAATTAATAAGGCCGGAATGCAGTATTTCATTATAAAAGAGAATGATATAAAAATAGATTCAAAATTTATAGACGATAAAAAATTAGAAAGCTGCTTATCTGATATAATGAACTCAATAAAAAATGATAACTAA
- a CDS encoding ATP phosphoribosyltransferase regulatory subunit: MNENDIVSKLTKIYEQYGYKKIKLSKFEDYNLYNNYKDFLQTEHILTFMNLNGNLQSLRPDVTLSIVKKVLKDNNKYTNKIYYIEDIYKIDSVSNEYEEIQQVGVEIIGTLSTYSNLEIISMAVDSLKSINDEYILEISSIDFMFALIDELNLDEDKKLEILNFIYSKNKHDLEKTLIANNIDDKYKNNIISLIDLCGNYREILKKIESIIINDKMQKAYDELKSLSAVFENYDNFDKILLDFSIESKLGYYNGIIFKGYIKGNNDAVLSGGRYDKLLAKFNAHTQNEKNKKNAIGFAVYMDKLYTNDTIKNEYDFDILILYKSGDEKILLSKVQSLIKENKKVRTDIYSDDYNTDYNYREKYIFENDALINS, encoded by the coding sequence ATGAATGAAAATGATATAGTTTCTAAATTAACAAAAATATACGAGCAATACGGATACAAGAAAATTAAATTAAGTAAATTTGAAGATTATAATTTATATAATAATTATAAAGATTTTCTTCAAACAGAACATATATTAACATTTATGAATTTAAATGGTAATTTGCAGTCATTAAGACCAGACGTTACATTATCAATAGTAAAAAAAGTTTTGAAAGATAATAATAAATACACAAATAAAATTTATTATATAGAAGATATTTATAAAATAGACAGCGTTTCAAATGAATATGAGGAAATTCAGCAGGTAGGAGTGGAAATAATAGGAACTCTAAGCACATATTCAAATTTAGAAATAATCAGTATGGCAGTAGATAGTTTAAAATCTATAAATGATGAATATATATTAGAAATATCAAGTATAGATTTTATGTTCGCTTTGATAGATGAACTTAATTTAGATGAAGATAAAAAACTAGAAATACTTAATTTTATATACAGCAAAAATAAACATGATTTAGAAAAAACATTAATAGCTAATAATATAGATGATAAATATAAAAATAATATAATATCATTAATAGACTTATGCGGAAACTATAGAGAAATATTAAAAAAAATAGAAAGCATAATAATAAATGATAAAATGCAAAAAGCATACGATGAATTAAAAAGCCTTTCAGCTGTATTTGAAAATTATGATAACTTCGATAAAATTTTATTAGACTTTTCAATAGAAAGTAAATTAGGTTATTATAACGGAATAATTTTTAAAGGATATATAAAAGGCAACAATGATGCTGTATTATCAGGCGGAAGATACGATAAACTTCTTGCGAAATTCAATGCTCATACACAAAATGAAAAAAATAAAAAGAATGCAATAGGTTTCGCTGTTTATATGGATAAGCTATATACAAATGACACAATAAAAAATGAATATGATTTTGATATACTTATACTATATAAAAGTGGTGATGAAAAAATTTTATTAAGCAAAGTACAAAGTTTAATAAAAGAAAATAAGAAAGTAAGAACAGATATATACAGCGATGATTATAATACAGATTATAATTACAGAGAGAAATACATATTTGAAAATGATGCTTTAATTAATTCATAA
- the hisG gene encoding ATP phosphoribosyltransferase: MINIALPKGRLVNKVYTLFEKIGYENKELLEDNRKLVFENKDKNVRYLIVKPSDVGIYVEKGVADIGIVGKDILLENNHDVYELLDLKFGKCRVCMASVNGYKEDIERRLRVATKYVNISKNYFNSINRDVEIIKLNGSIELAPILNLSDVIVDIVETGSTLRENNLTVIKEIIDYISARLIVNKVSYKFKNDLIKTIVKNIEEVL, encoded by the coding sequence ATGATTAATATAGCATTACCAAAAGGAAGATTAGTAAATAAAGTATATACTCTATTTGAAAAAATAGGTTATGAAAATAAAGAACTATTAGAAGATAATAGAAAATTAGTATTTGAAAATAAAGATAAAAATGTGAGATATCTAATAGTAAAGCCTTCTGATGTTGGAATATATGTTGAGAAAGGTGTTGCTGATATAGGTATTGTGGGAAAAGATATACTTCTTGAAAATAATCATGATGTATATGAGCTTCTTGATTTGAAATTCGGAAAATGCAGAGTTTGTATGGCTTCTGTCAATGGATATAAAGAAGATATTGAAAGAAGATTAAGAGTTGCTACAAAGTATGTTAATATATCAAAAAATTATTTTAATTCTATTAATAGAGATGTTGAAATAATAAAATTAAATGGTTCTATTGAGTTAGCTCCTATACTTAATCTTTCTGATGTGATTGTTGATATAGTAGAAACAGGAAGTACTTTAAGAGAAAATAATCTCACAGTTATAAAAGAAATTATTGATTATATAAGTGCAAGATTAATAGTTAATAAAGTAAGCTATAAGTTTAAAAATGATTTAATAAAAACTATAGTAAAGAATATAGAAGAAGTTTTATAA
- the hisD gene encoding histidinol dehydrogenase gives MIKVINYKECKSLDDILLRSQFSHDDVNEKVKAILEDVKQNGDNALKKYSKMFDNAEIETLEVTEKEIEEAYNRVDDKFKETLNLAYNNIEKFHKKQLRNSYITNEEDGIVMGQIINPIEKVGVYIPGGTAVYPSTVLMNVIPAKVAGVNEIILVSPPNKEGKINDNILAAAKISGVNKIFKTGGAQAIAALSYGTESIPKVYKIVGPGNIYVAMAKRLVYGEVSIDMVAGPSEVLIIADETANHIHIASDMLAQAEHDKLASSILVTTSKDIAEKTKEELYKQLEKLSRKDIALESIENNGRIIITETIDEAIYISNEIAPEHLEISIKEPFSVLSKIKNAGSIFLGDYTPEALGDYLSGANHVIPTSGTAKFASPLSVDDFIKKSYITYYTKDALSKVKENIINFAEHESLEAHANSVKVRF, from the coding sequence ATGATAAAAGTAATTAATTATAAAGAATGCAAATCATTAGATGACATATTATTAAGAAGCCAATTCAGTCATGATGATGTTAATGAGAAAGTGAAGGCCATATTAGAAGATGTAAAACAAAATGGAGATAATGCATTAAAAAAATATTCTAAGATGTTTGATAATGCAGAAATAGAAACTTTAGAAGTAACAGAAAAAGAAATAGAAGAAGCATATAACAGAGTTGATGATAAGTTTAAAGAAACATTAAATCTAGCTTATAACAATATAGAAAAATTCCATAAAAAACAATTAAGAAATAGTTATATAACAAATGAAGAAGACGGAATAGTAATGGGACAGATTATAAACCCAATAGAAAAGGTCGGAGTTTATATTCCAGGAGGCACAGCAGTTTATCCTTCTACAGTACTTATGAATGTAATACCTGCAAAAGTAGCCGGAGTCAATGAAATAATATTGGTATCTCCTCCAAACAAAGAAGGAAAAATAAATGATAATATATTAGCCGCTGCAAAAATATCAGGAGTAAACAAAATATTCAAAACAGGCGGTGCTCAGGCAATAGCAGCTTTAAGTTACGGTACAGAGTCCATTCCAAAGGTATATAAAATAGTTGGCCCTGGAAATATATATGTTGCTATGGCTAAAAGACTTGTATACGGTGAGGTTTCTATTGATATGGTGGCTGGTCCAAGTGAAGTATTAATAATAGCCGATGAAACAGCAAATCATATACATATAGCCTCTGATATGCTTGCACAGGCTGAACATGATAAATTAGCTTCAAGTATATTAGTAACTACAAGCAAAGACATAGCTGAAAAAACAAAAGAAGAATTATACAAACAATTAGAAAAATTAAGCCGTAAAGATATAGCTTTAGAATCTATAGAAAATAACGGCAGAATAATAATAACTGAAACTATAGATGAAGCAATATATATAAGCAATGAAATAGCACCGGAGCATTTAGAGATAAGCATAAAAGAGCCTTTCTCTGTATTAAGCAAAATAAAAAATGCAGGATCAATATTTTTAGGAGATTATACTCCTGAGGCTTTAGGAGATTATTTATCAGGTGCTAATCATGTAATACCTACAAGCGGAACAGCTAAATTTGCTTCTCCATTATCAGTAGATGATTTTATAAAGAAATCTTATATAACTTATTATACTAAAGATGCTTTGAGTAAAGTAAAAGAAAATATAATCAATTTTGCAGAGCATGAAAGTTTAGAAGCACATGCTAATTCTGTAAAAGTAAGATTTTAA
- a CDS encoding TDT family transporter, producing MISKINKMPLALTGLALGVGGIFNAWTIFTGIKYFAYVGALISSILILTIITKIFSSFGDFLNDLEHPVAGSTIPTLDMAVMVISSSVVQFVKPLGVAMWFTAIAVHVIFAFTFLAHRINLKDLHHILPSWFVPPVGIVVAAVTGTNMGFPQVSQVIVYIGTVLYIILFPFIFYRIIFHDPLADDRFPAFAVMGAPANLCLCGYLSAFTDYNTALLNFLLALGLFTTFKVYLSLIRAFQIKFIPLFAAYTFPLAVGAQALLKYANYSKSVNGEYYYIWNIVSIFELIVASMMIIYVFVNMMFFVHNNVIKEKK from the coding sequence ATGATAAGTAAAATTAATAAAATGCCTTTGGCTCTCACTGGTTTAGCACTTGGTGTAGGAGGTATATTTAATGCTTGGACTATATTCACAGGTATTAAATATTTTGCCTATGTAGGTGCTTTAATCTCATCTATTTTAATATTAACCATTATAACTAAAATATTTTCATCATTCGGAGATTTTCTTAATGATTTAGAACATCCTGTTGCAGGAAGCACTATTCCTACTCTTGATATGGCTGTTATGGTGATATCATCTTCAGTAGTTCAATTTGTAAAACCGCTTGGTGTTGCTATGTGGTTTACAGCGATTGCAGTTCATGTGATATTTGCTTTTACTTTTTTAGCTCATAGAATCAATTTGAAAGATTTGCATCATATACTTCCTAGCTGGTTTGTTCCTCCTGTAGGAATAGTTGTAGCTGCTGTTACTGGTACTAATATGGGATTTCCTCAAGTATCGCAAGTAATAGTTTATATAGGTACAGTTCTATATATTATACTATTTCCATTTATATTTTATAGAATAATTTTTCATGATCCTTTGGCTGATGATAGATTTCCGGCATTTGCTGTAATGGGAGCACCTGCTAATCTTTGTTTATGCGGTTATTTAAGTGCATTTACTGATTATAATACTGCTTTGCTTAATTTCCTTTTGGCATTGGGATTATTTACCACATTCAAAGTATATTTATCTCTTATAAGAGCTTTTCAAATAAAATTTATACCTTTATTTGCTGCTTATACTTTCCCTTTGGCGGTTGGAGCTCAAGCATTATTAAAATATGCTAATTATTCTAAAAGTGTTAATGGAGAATATTACTATATATGGAATATTGTTTCTATATTTGAGCTTATAGTTGCAAGTATGATGATAATTTATGTATTTGTTAATATGATGTTCTTTGTTCACAATAATGTTATAAAAGAAAAGAAATAA
- a CDS encoding RNB domain-containing ribonuclease, translating to MKTAEELIKKLMKNQMDYNIFIKFNSKTALEKTSLTNLIRKAISSGYIEKTAGNLLRVTKEGRQYINKLEGKEEAPKTVKSVRVNVDPKDAKSDSKIIAKSYNIKLDFSEELLKLAEEINNKADFTNIEDDRVDLRNLKTITIDSESSKDLDDAFSIEKTDNYKVYVHISDVSHFIELDSPLDLEARARGNSTYLIDTVYNMFPEVLSNNIISLNENEDRFAITFIFDINNEGEILSSSVCKSVIRSDRKLSYDYAEKLIKKEESDEDWLLELIDNGLNIKNILYKKRKEGRGVEFENQDIKIVLNDEGMPIEFYAEEKKESMAIIEELMLLANSQIAEKLSSYDGVIFRYHGLPDEYRFNNFKILAHTKGYNLKENPDKTYDIKGFIDNVKGKPEENLLIPVLLRSMTPSSYSIVNKSHFGLGLDYYTYFTSPIRRYADLLIHRIVKDTILSNKDVINEKLKNICKDSIESLSLLDKTSKKAEKYLIQIKAARYMKDRLGDEYYGAVSSITQKGIYVEIEGLEIEGFIEATYVGSNYRFYQDMQSVYVDKVKAYELGDRVKVLVASSNVENGKIFFSL from the coding sequence ATGAAAACTGCAGAAGAATTAATAAAAAAATTAATGAAAAATCAAATGGATTATAATATATTTATAAAATTTAATTCAAAAACAGCTTTAGAAAAAACATCTCTTACTAATTTGATAAGAAAAGCCATAAGCAGCGGATATATAGAAAAAACAGCAGGTAATTTACTTCGTGTAACAAAAGAGGGCAGACAATATATTAATAAATTAGAAGGTAAAGAGGAAGCTCCTAAAACTGTAAAATCTGTAAGGGTAAATGTTGATCCTAAAGATGCTAAATCAGATTCTAAGATCATAGCTAAATCTTATAATATAAAATTAGATTTCAGTGAAGAGCTTTTAAAATTGGCAGAAGAAATTAATAATAAAGCTGATTTCACAAATATAGAAGATGACAGAGTTGATTTAAGAAATTTAAAAACAATAACTATAGATAGTGAAAGTTCAAAAGATTTGGACGATGCTTTCAGTATAGAAAAAACTGATAATTATAAAGTGTATGTTCATATTTCTGATGTAAGCCATTTTATAGAGCTTGATTCTCCTTTGGATTTAGAGGCTAGGGCAAGAGGAAATTCTACTTATTTGATTGATACAGTTTATAATATGTTTCCTGAAGTTTTGTCTAATAATATAATTTCTTTAAATGAAAATGAGGATAGATTTGCCATTACTTTTATTTTTGATATAAATAATGAAGGTGAAATATTATCTTCATCTGTATGTAAAAGCGTTATAAGATCCGACAGAAAATTATCTTATGATTATGCTGAAAAGCTTATAAAAAAAGAAGAAAGCGATGAGGATTGGCTTTTAGAGCTTATTGATAATGGTTTAAATATAAAAAATATTTTGTATAAAAAAAGAAAAGAGGGCAGGGGAGTAGAGTTTGAAAATCAGGATATAAAAATAGTTCTCAATGATGAAGGTATGCCTATAGAGTTTTATGCAGAAGAAAAAAAAGAATCTATGGCTATAATAGAAGAATTAATGCTTCTTGCTAATAGTCAAATAGCTGAAAAATTATCAAGTTATGATGGAGTTATATTCCGCTATCATGGACTTCCTGATGAATACAGATTCAATAATTTTAAAATACTTGCACATACTAAAGGTTATAATTTAAAAGAAAATCCTGATAAAACTTATGATATAAAAGGATTCATTGATAATGTGAAAGGAAAACCTGAAGAAAATTTGCTTATACCTGTACTTCTTCGTTCTATGACTCCTTCATCTTACAGTATAGTTAATAAGAGCCATTTTGGTTTGGGACTTGATTATTATACTTATTTCACTTCGCCTATAAGGAGATATGCAGACTTACTCATTCATAGAATAGTTAAAGATACTATTTTATCTAATAAAGATGTAATAAATGAAAAATTAAAAAATATATGTAAGGATTCTATTGAAAGTTTATCTCTGCTTGATAAAACTTCAAAGAAGGCTGAAAAATATCTCATTCAAATAAAAGCAGCAAGATACATGAAAGATAGACTCGGTGATGAGTATTATGGAGCGGTTAGTTCTATAACTCAAAAGGGAATATATGTTGAGATAGAAGGTTTGGAAATAGAAGGTTTTATTGAGGCTACTTATGTGGGTTCTAATTATAGATTTTATCAGGATATGCAAAGCGTATATGTTGATAAAGTAAAGGCTTATGAGTTGGGTGATAGAGTAAAAGTTTTAGTTGCCAGCTCTAATGTTGAAAACGGAAAAATATTTTTCTCTTTATAA
- a CDS encoding DUF2726 domain-containing protein — MIEIAMAVSILSIIILFLIFLSKKQKDSSSKKDDDNQVNNSDKYIFNKITDQRLKYIESGNIKTKKVMNIEENKIFYSMVKILNNYNINPQVSFRAFLKGEEDTETWKTFRDFYCDFLVTYKKGSKINEPVAVIEYHGGGHFGDTENQKKKVENNDYVREKLFNKIGLKYFIIKDYDIKMKSGLIEEEKLNLFLNDINNILSNELKQN; from the coding sequence ATGATTGAAATAGCAATGGCAGTTTCTATTTTATCAATTATCATTTTATTTTTGATATTCTTATCTAAAAAACAAAAAGATTCAAGTAGTAAAAAAGATGATGATAATCAAGTTAATAATAGTGATAAATACATATTCAATAAAATAACAGATCAAAGATTAAAATACATAGAAAGCGGAAATATAAAAACAAAAAAAGTTATGAATATAGAAGAAAATAAAATCTTTTATTCTATGGTGAAAATACTTAACAATTACAATATCAATCCTCAAGTGTCATTCAGAGCATTTTTAAAAGGAGAAGAAGATACTGAAACTTGGAAAACTTTCAGAGATTTTTACTGTGATTTTTTAGTAACATACAAGAAAGGAAGTAAAATAAATGAACCTGTTGCTGTTATAGAATACCATGGAGGAGGACATTTCGGAGATACTGAAAATCAAAAAAAGAAAGTAGAAAATAATGATTATGTAAGAGAAAAACTTTTTAATAAAATAGGACTTAAATATTTTATAATAAAAGACTATGACATAAAAATGAAATCAGGATTAATAGAGGAAGAGAAACTAAACTTATTTCTTAATGATATTAATAACATTTTATCTAATGAATTAAAACAAAATTAA